TCTGGGCGGACATGTACGTGACCGACCCGAGCGTGGGCCAGGTCCTCAAGGATGCCCTGCTCCTGCTGAACGCGAGCACCATCAACACGCCTTTGTGGACCCTCAAGTACGAGGTCGCGTTCTCCCTCCTGCTTCCGGCCTACGTGGTGGCTGCCGTCCGCTGGCGGAACCTCTGGCACCTGAAACTCGTCATCGCGCTGGCCCTGGCCGTCGCGGGCGGGGTGCTCCGCCTGGATTGGCTGATCTATCTCCCGATTTTCGCCATCGGGGCGATCCTTGGCGCCGAACGTGAGCGGATCCGCGAGCTGACCCGGTCCTTGCCGCGCCTCATCTGGCTGCTGGTCGCCGCCGCCGGCCTGTTCCTGGCCAACGCGGAATGGATCAGCCGGGACCAGCCGATCGTCGGCGTCGAGGCTGTGGTCACCGTCGGTGCGACGCTGATCGTCCTGGTGTTCCTGCTGTGCGGCTCGGCGAAGAAACTCGGGGACACCGCCGCGGCGCAGTGGCTGGGCCGCGTCTCCTTCAGCCTCTACCTGGTGCACCTGCCGATCATCCTGGCCGGTGTCACCCTGCTGAGGCAGGTCTCGCTGCCGCTGGCGCTCGCCGTCTCCGTCGCGGCCTCGCTCCTGGCCGCCGAACTG
The nucleotide sequence above comes from Arthrobacter sp. KBS0702. Encoded proteins:
- a CDS encoding acyltransferase; amino-acid sequence: MDGLRGLAALVVVACHALSTLPDIGRVVAGDRTGGLTSSEAWAVFSPLHILWNGTPAVHVFFVLSGFVLILPFTKAGAARSWAPYYAKRLLRLYLPAWASLALAVALIALIPRSASPLQSVWADMYVTDPSVGQVLKDALLLLNASTINTPLWTLKYEVAFSLLLPAYVVAAVRWRNLWHLKLVIALALAVAGGVLRLDWLIYLPIFAIGAILGAERERIRELTRSLPRLIWLLVAAAGLFLANAEWISRDQPIVGVEAVVTVGATLIVLVFLLCGSAKKLGDTAAAQWLGRVSFSLYLVHLPIILAGVTLLRQVSLPLALAVSVAASLLAAELFYRYVERPAHRLSIAAGRAVERRVSRQATDARGARETRDSRMDSQPAPPAKAMVKPTPTPALRR